The genomic region CAGCCACTCGTCGGCGGAGCGGGTGATCGCCCCCGACGCCACCATCGCCCTCCACTTCGCCCTCGGGCGGTTCCGGGGGATGATGGAGAAGCTGGTCGTCTACCCCGACAGGATGACGAAGAATCTCGAGAGCACCCACGGCCTCCTGTACTCCCAGCGGGTTCTCCTGGCGCTGGCCTCGAAAGGATTCTCGCGGGAGAAGGCGTACGAGGTCGTGCAGCGGCAGGCGATGCGGTCGTGGAGGACCGGACGTCCGCTCTCCGCGCTGCTGTGGAAGGACCGGGACGTACGCGCCGCGCTGACGAAGAAGGAGTTCGACGCGCTGTTCGACATCGGCTATTACCTGAAGAACATCGACGGGATCATCGACCGCGTCTTCGGGGAAAAGGGAGGCAAGGGGTGAGGGCGAAAATCTACGTCACGCTCAAGCGGGGGGTCCTGGATCCCCAGGGAAAGGCGATCCACGCCTCGCTCTCCCACCTGGGGATCGACGGGGTGGAGGACGTCCGGGTCGGGAAGTTCATGGAGGTCGCGCTTGCGGAGATCGGCCGCGAGGAGGCGAAGAAGCGCCTGGACGAGGCGTGCCGCCGGCTCCTGGCCAACACCGTCATCGAAGAGTACCGGATCGAGATCGAGGGGTGAGGGGGAAATGAAGACCGCGGTTTTAGTGTTCCCCGGCTCCAACTGCGACCACGACGCGTACCACGCCCTGAAGCACGTGGTCGGGCTCGACGCGGAGTTCGTCTGGCACAAGCAGTCCTCCCTCGAAGGTTTCGACGCCGTGGTCATCCCCGGCGGCTTCACCTACGGCGACTACCTGCGGACCGGCGCGATGGCCAAGCTGTCTCCCGTCATGGACGCCGTCCGGCGGTTCGCGGACGGCGGCGGTCCCGTGATCGGCATCTGCAACGGATTCCAGATCCTTCTGGAGGCGGGACTGCTTCCCGGCGCGATGATCGTCAACGACTCCCTGCGTTTCATCTGCGATTACGTGCACTTGAAGGCGGAAACCTCGCGCACTCCCTTCACGAAGTCGGTGGCTCCCGGCAGCGTGCTCCGGATCCCCGTCGCCCACTACCAGGGGAACTACTACGCGGACGCCCCGACCCTGTCCACCCTCGAGTCGAACGGCCAGGTGGTCTTCCGGTACTGCGACCCGACCGGTTCGGTGACCGCCGAGTCCAACCCGAACGGTTCCGCCGGAAACATCGCCGGGATCTGCAACGGGAAGGGGAACGTCCTCGGGATGATGCCCCATCCGGAGCGGTGCGCGGAAGCCGAGATGGGGAGCGCCGACGGCCGCCGCCTCTTCGACTCGATGGCGGCCTGGCTCAAGGAGGGCGGACGATGAAGGAGAGACCGGTCACCGCCGCCCTCGCGAGGGAGCACGGGCTCTCCGAGGAGGAGTTCGGGCGGATCCGCTCCATCCTGGGACGGGACCCGAACTTCACCGAGCTCGGCATCTTCTCCGTCATGTGGAGCGAGCACTGCTCCTACAAGAGCTCCCGCGTCCACCTGAGGAAGTTCCCCACGAAGGGGCCGCGCGTCCTCCAGGGGCCCGGGGAGAACGCCGGGATCGTCGACATCGGCGACGGCCTGGCCGTCGCCTTCAAGATGGAGAGCCACAACCACCCGTCCTTCATCGAGCCGTACCAGGGGGCGGCCACCGGCGTGGGGGGGATCCTGCGCGACGTCTTCACGATGGGGGCGCGCCCCATCGCCTCGCTGAACTCCCTCCGCTTCGGGCGTCCCGACCACCCGCGGACCCGGTACCTGGTCGGCGGCGTCGTTTCCGGGATCGCGGGGTACGGCAACTGCATCGGCGTCCCCACCGTCGGCGGCGAGGTCTACTTCGACGAGTGCTACGACGGGAACATCCTGGTGAACGCCTTCACGCTGGGGGTCGTCCGCCACGACCGGATCTGGCGGGGAACCGCCTCCGGGATCGGGAACCCGATCGTGTACGTCGGGTCCAAGACGGGGCGCGACGGCATCCACGGGGCGACGATGGCGTCCGGCGAGTTCGACGAGAAGTCCGAGGAGAAACGCCCGACCGTGCAGGTGGGCGACCCGTTCACCGAGAAGCTCCTCCTCGAGGCGTGCCTGGAGCTCATGCGCACCGACGCGATCGTGGGGATCCAGGACATGGGGGCGGCCGGCCTCACCTCCTCCTCCTTCGAGATGGCGTCCCGCGCCGGGACCGGGTTCACGATGGACCTCGACCGGGTCCCCCAGCGCGAGGAGGGGATGACCCCGTACGAGCTCATGCTCTCCGAGTCGCAGGAGCGGATGCTCCTCGTGGCGAAGAAGGGGAGGGAAGGGGAGGTCCGGGAGATCTTCGAGAAGTGGGACCTCGACGTCTCCGTCGTCGGCGAGGTGACCGGAGACGGCGTGGCGCGGAT from Deltaproteobacteria bacterium harbors:
- the purS gene encoding phosphoribosylformylglycinamidine synthase subunit PurS, translated to MRAKIYVTLKRGVLDPQGKAIHASLSHLGIDGVEDVRVGKFMEVALAEIGREEAKKRLDEACRRLLANTVIEEYRIEIEG
- the purQ gene encoding phosphoribosylformylglycinamidine synthase subunit PurQ, encoding MKTAVLVFPGSNCDHDAYHALKHVVGLDAEFVWHKQSSLEGFDAVVIPGGFTYGDYLRTGAMAKLSPVMDAVRRFADGGGPVIGICNGFQILLEAGLLPGAMIVNDSLRFICDYVHLKAETSRTPFTKSVAPGSVLRIPVAHYQGNYYADAPTLSTLESNGQVVFRYCDPTGSVTAESNPNGSAGNIAGICNGKGNVLGMMPHPERCAEAEMGSADGRRLFDSMAAWLKEGGR